Proteins encoded within one genomic window of Nonomuraea gerenzanensis:
- a CDS encoding MFS transporter yields MSHHRAIAVVFAVHGAVAGTVSTRIPWIQEHLALDPRTLGLALLCPPIGAFIGMPMAGRVAYRFGSRAATRALLAAWCVILALPALAPSPAWLFAVFFLSGVGAGMSDITMNAHAVVLERRLGRSVMSGLHGMWAVGSLAAGAVGTLAAQSGVDARIHLGVAAAVLLVVLGLAGRGLLRDDAAPGTTQDAPAPRRFALPSRAILPLGLVGFCAVFAEGASANWAAVYLTHVTDAGPGVAAAGYTVLMLCMAGTRLLGDRVIRLLGPVRTVRVGGIVAVLGGVAVVTARTPALGVAGFALIGLGVAVVMPLVLAAAGNTGTNASEGVTGVATITYMSGMIAPPVTGWLAGTLSYPAAFMMITCVVATMTLLARVVRPSGGGAAQPAGAGSLVASRD; encoded by the coding sequence ATGAGTCACCATCGTGCGATCGCCGTTGTCTTCGCCGTGCACGGAGCCGTCGCGGGCACCGTGTCCACGCGCATCCCGTGGATCCAGGAGCACCTGGCCCTCGACCCGCGCACCCTCGGCCTGGCGCTGCTCTGCCCGCCGATCGGCGCGTTCATCGGCATGCCGATGGCCGGGCGGGTGGCGTACCGGTTCGGCAGCCGTGCCGCCACCCGCGCCTTACTCGCGGCGTGGTGCGTGATCCTGGCCCTGCCCGCGCTCGCGCCGTCGCCCGCCTGGTTGTTCGCCGTGTTCTTCCTGTCGGGGGTGGGCGCGGGGATGTCCGACATCACGATGAACGCCCATGCCGTCGTGCTCGAACGGCGGCTCGGCCGCTCCGTCATGTCCGGGCTGCACGGCATGTGGGCGGTGGGCAGCCTGGCCGCCGGCGCCGTCGGCACCCTGGCCGCGCAGTCCGGCGTCGACGCCAGGATCCACCTCGGCGTGGCCGCCGCCGTCCTGCTCGTCGTGCTCGGGCTGGCCGGGCGCGGCCTGCTCAGGGACGACGCCGCCCCCGGCACGACCCAGGACGCCCCCGCGCCGCGCCGTTTCGCGCTGCCGTCGCGGGCGATCCTGCCGCTCGGCCTGGTCGGCTTCTGTGCCGTGTTCGCCGAGGGCGCCAGCGCGAACTGGGCCGCCGTCTACCTGACGCACGTCACCGACGCGGGGCCGGGCGTGGCCGCCGCCGGCTACACCGTCCTCATGCTCTGCATGGCGGGCACCCGCCTGCTGGGCGACCGGGTGATCCGGCTGCTCGGCCCCGTGCGGACCGTCCGGGTCGGCGGGATCGTGGCGGTGCTCGGCGGCGTCGCCGTGGTGACGGCCCGCACGCCCGCGCTCGGCGTGGCCGGGTTCGCGCTGATCGGGCTGGGGGTGGCCGTGGTCATGCCGCTGGTGCTGGCGGCGGCGGGCAACACGGGGACGAACGCCAGCGAGGGGGTGACCGGGGTGGCCACGATCACCTACATGTCGGGCATGATCGCGCCGCCGGTCACCGGCTGGCTGGCCGGCACGCTGTCCTACCCGGCCGCGTTCATGATGATCACCTGCGTGGTGGCGACGATGACGCTGCTGGCCCGCGTCGTACGGCCCTCGGGCGGCGGGGCCGCGCAGCCCGCCGGCGCGGGCAGCCTCGTCGCGAGCCGCGACTGA
- a CDS encoding ROK family transcriptional regulator: MKTATPAMARAINDRLALDLLLDRGPLTAPQLRELTGLSRPTVSDLIERLTQGGLIEVTGESGEDRRGPNARVYGLVAGRAHVAGVDLRRETISVAVADITGRTVGSRTRPVGGDLVDLVAEVVAEAAGERAVDTVVVGAPGLVAPRDGELVSSNDVPGWRTGLVPAWSERLGVPVTLENEVNLAAIAELRTGAAQGAEDFVLMWVGDGVGAAVVLGGRLRRGVSGGAGEVGFLQVDGTAFCNLVTESVARDLGRGEFAARLAKGAFAFVTLLDPGLVVLGGEAGQAGGDGLAAEVAARLRELAPAPTEVRASTVAGNAVLQGAVLTALDQARDHVFG, from the coding sequence GTGAAGACCGCGACCCCCGCCATGGCCCGTGCGATCAACGACCGGCTGGCCCTCGACCTGCTCCTCGACCGCGGCCCCCTCACCGCGCCCCAGCTCCGCGAGCTGACCGGCCTGTCCAGACCGACCGTGTCCGACCTGATCGAGCGCCTCACGCAGGGCGGGCTGATCGAGGTCACGGGTGAGTCCGGCGAGGACCGGCGGGGGCCGAACGCCCGCGTCTACGGGCTGGTGGCGGGCCGCGCCCACGTGGCGGGGGTGGACCTGCGGCGCGAGACGATCTCCGTGGCCGTCGCCGACATCACCGGGCGGACGGTGGGCAGCCGCACCCGGCCGGTCGGCGGCGACCTGGTGGACCTCGTGGCCGAGGTCGTCGCGGAGGCCGCGGGGGAGCGGGCGGTCGACACGGTCGTGGTCGGCGCCCCCGGGCTGGTCGCGCCGCGCGACGGCGAGCTGGTGTCGTCCAACGACGTGCCCGGATGGCGCACCGGGCTGGTGCCGGCCTGGAGCGAGCGGCTGGGCGTGCCGGTGACCCTGGAGAACGAGGTCAACCTGGCCGCCATCGCCGAGCTGCGCACCGGAGCCGCGCAGGGCGCCGAGGACTTCGTGCTCATGTGGGTGGGCGACGGCGTGGGCGCGGCGGTCGTGCTCGGCGGCCGACTGCGGCGCGGGGTGTCGGGCGGTGCGGGGGAGGTCGGGTTCCTCCAGGTGGACGGCACGGCGTTCTGCAACCTGGTGACCGAGAGCGTGGCGCGCGACCTCGGCCGCGGTGAGTTCGCCGCGCGCCTGGCCAAGGGCGCCTTCGCGTTCGTCACGCTCCTCGACCCCGGCCTCGTCGTGCTGGGCGGGGAGGCGGGGCAGGCGGGCGGCGACGGGCTGGCCGCCGAGGTCGCCGCCCGGCTACGGGAGCTGGCGCCCGCGCCGACCGAGGTGCGGGCCAGCACCGTGGCGGGCAACGCGGTGCTGCAGGGCGCCGTGCTCACGGCACTCGACCAGGCCCGCGACCACGTTTTCGGCTGA
- a CDS encoding ATP-binding protein, whose product MIDIDELRKLFLFERLSDEQLTKLAMSGAVQTYAQDEDIVRQGEPAECFAVLLEGEIQMISETVSAGTVAMPRTSQPGVYGGATSAYLGDRAPQTYQHTLRATAPSRMFMLPAKKFAYIVAEWFPMAMHLLDGLLSGGRMQREIIDRRQRLTALGTITAGLTHELNNPAAAAVRAVSELRTLIKTSRFQLAQLAEDGIPPDKLRALIEAQEACTSNLAQQDKRSPLEISDAEDELGEALEEVGVEDPWDLAPALVNAGFTSAYLQKIRTKVGAEHTPKALHWLAEAIEISQMLNEVTEATERITTLIRSAKQYSQMDRAPFQLVNVHDLLDSTVAIFRGKIPPGISVVTDYDRTLPDLPCYAGELNQVWTNLIHNALDAMGEEGTLTIRTAHDEDEAIIEIGDTGPGVPAAIKDRIFEPFFTTKSVGEGTGLGLDISYRIVAGRHSGEIKVRSVPGETWFEVRLPLREPAATT is encoded by the coding sequence ATGATCGACATAGACGAGCTGCGCAAGCTCTTCCTCTTCGAGCGGTTGTCCGACGAGCAGCTCACCAAGCTCGCGATGAGCGGCGCCGTGCAGACCTACGCCCAGGACGAGGACATCGTCCGCCAGGGCGAGCCCGCCGAGTGCTTCGCGGTGCTGCTCGAGGGCGAGATCCAGATGATCAGCGAGACGGTCAGCGCCGGCACCGTCGCGATGCCCCGCACCTCGCAGCCCGGCGTCTACGGCGGCGCCACCTCGGCCTACCTCGGCGACCGGGCGCCGCAGACCTACCAGCACACGCTGCGCGCGACCGCGCCGTCACGCATGTTCATGCTGCCGGCCAAGAAGTTCGCCTACATCGTGGCCGAGTGGTTCCCGATGGCGATGCACCTGCTCGACGGGCTGCTGTCCGGCGGGCGCATGCAGCGCGAGATCATCGACCGGCGGCAGCGGCTGACCGCGCTCGGCACGATCACGGCGGGGCTCACGCACGAGCTGAACAACCCGGCCGCGGCGGCCGTGCGGGCGGTGAGCGAGCTGCGCACGCTGATCAAGACCTCGCGCTTCCAGCTCGCCCAGCTCGCCGAGGACGGCATCCCGCCCGACAAGCTGCGCGCGCTCATCGAGGCGCAGGAGGCGTGCACGAGCAACCTGGCCCAGCAGGACAAGCGCTCCCCGCTGGAGATCTCCGACGCCGAGGACGAGCTGGGCGAGGCGCTGGAGGAGGTGGGCGTCGAGGACCCGTGGGACTTGGCGCCCGCGCTGGTCAACGCCGGGTTCACCAGCGCGTACCTGCAGAAGATCCGCACCAAGGTGGGCGCCGAGCACACGCCGAAGGCGCTGCACTGGCTGGCCGAGGCCATCGAGATCTCGCAGATGCTCAACGAGGTGACCGAGGCGACGGAGCGCATCACCACGCTGATCCGCTCGGCCAAGCAGTACTCCCAGATGGACCGGGCGCCGTTCCAGCTCGTGAACGTGCACGACCTGCTCGACAGCACGGTGGCCATCTTCCGCGGCAAGATCCCGCCGGGCATCAGCGTGGTCACCGACTACGACCGCACGCTGCCCGACCTGCCCTGCTACGCGGGCGAGCTGAACCAGGTCTGGACGAACCTCATCCACAACGCCCTCGACGCGATGGGCGAGGAGGGCACGCTGACCATCCGCACGGCGCACGACGAGGACGAGGCGATCATCGAGATCGGCGACACCGGCCCCGGGGTGCCCGCGGCGATCAAGGACCGGATCTTCGAGCCGTTCTTCACGACCAAGAGCGTGGGTGAGGGCACGGGGCTGGGCCTGGACATCTCCTACCGCATCGTGGCCGGTCGGCACAGCGGTGAGATCAAGGTGCGCTCGGTGCCCGGCGAGACCTGGTTCGAGGTACGGCTGCCGCTCCGGGAGCCGGCGGCCACCACCTGA
- a CDS encoding FAD-dependent oxidoreductase, which yields MDKPVIVTVDDDPGVSRAVARDLRRRYGQEYRIVRAETARDGIDAVREMRLRGDEVAAILADYRMPQMNGVQFLEAAMDLYPYARRVLLTAYADTDAAIQAINVVDLDHYLLKPWDPPEEKFYPVIDGQLDAWLRTDRVERTELRVVGDRWSAQSYKVRDFLARNHVPYQWMLAEDPEGAQLVKAAGEGCHLPLVVTSDGTTLESPDQATLATAVGLSTTPATDFYDLIVVGGGPAGLGAAVYGASEGLNTVLVEAYSSGGQAGQSSRIENYLGFPDGVSGQQLADRARRQALKFGAELLTARKVTSLEPRGQARVIGFKDGGEIAAHAVILATGVTYRRLEAPGLDEFVGRGVFYGAALTEAPACKNTEVFIVGAANSAGQAAVYLSGFASKVHLLVRSDGLEKSMSHYLIEQIAAIPNIEVHVETQVVGGGGDGHLERLTLSTKGEERTVDAQWLFVFIGAQPYTEWLGETIERDSRGFVLTGPDLVQGGRRPRNWPLRREPYFLETNVPGVLAAGDVRAESIKRVASAVGEGAMAVALVHRYLEKQ from the coding sequence ATGGACAAGCCGGTCATCGTGACGGTGGACGACGACCCAGGCGTGTCGCGGGCGGTCGCCCGTGACCTGAGACGCCGTTACGGCCAGGAATACCGGATCGTGCGTGCGGAGACGGCCAGGGACGGCATCGACGCGGTGCGGGAGATGCGGTTGCGGGGCGACGAGGTGGCGGCGATCCTGGCCGACTACCGGATGCCCCAGATGAACGGGGTGCAGTTCCTCGAGGCCGCGATGGACCTGTATCCGTACGCGCGCCGCGTGTTGCTGACCGCCTACGCCGACACCGACGCGGCGATCCAGGCGATCAACGTCGTCGATCTCGACCATTACCTGCTCAAGCCCTGGGACCCGCCGGAGGAGAAGTTCTACCCGGTGATCGACGGCCAGCTCGACGCCTGGTTGCGTACCGACCGGGTGGAGCGCACCGAGCTGCGGGTGGTGGGCGACCGGTGGTCGGCGCAGTCGTACAAGGTGCGTGACTTCCTGGCCCGCAACCACGTGCCCTACCAGTGGATGCTGGCCGAGGACCCGGAGGGCGCGCAGCTGGTGAAGGCGGCGGGCGAGGGCTGTCACCTGCCGCTGGTGGTGACCTCCGACGGCACCACGCTGGAGTCGCCCGACCAGGCGACGCTGGCCACCGCGGTGGGGCTGTCCACCACGCCCGCCACCGACTTCTACGACCTGATCGTGGTGGGCGGCGGCCCCGCCGGGCTGGGCGCGGCGGTGTACGGCGCCTCGGAGGGGCTGAACACCGTGCTGGTGGAGGCGTACTCCTCGGGCGGGCAGGCGGGCCAGAGCTCCAGGATCGAGAACTACCTGGGCTTCCCCGACGGCGTCTCCGGCCAGCAGCTCGCCGACCGGGCCCGCAGGCAGGCGCTGAAGTTCGGCGCGGAGCTGCTGACGGCGCGCAAGGTGACGAGCCTGGAGCCGCGCGGGCAGGCGCGGGTGATCGGGTTCAAGGACGGCGGGGAGATCGCGGCGCACGCGGTGATCCTGGCCACCGGCGTCACCTACCGGCGGCTGGAGGCGCCGGGGCTGGACGAGTTCGTGGGCCGCGGCGTCTTCTACGGCGCCGCGCTGACCGAGGCGCCGGCCTGTAAGAACACCGAGGTGTTCATCGTGGGCGCGGCGAACTCGGCCGGGCAGGCGGCCGTCTACCTGTCGGGATTCGCGAGCAAGGTTCACTTGTTGGTGAGGAGTGATGGTTTGGAGAAGTCCATGTCGCACTACCTCATCGAGCAGATCGCCGCGATCCCCAACATCGAGGTGCACGTCGAGACCCAGGTCGTCGGCGGTGGCGGCGACGGGCACCTGGAGCGGCTGACGCTGTCCACCAAGGGCGAGGAGCGCACGGTGGACGCGCAGTGGCTGTTCGTGTTCATCGGGGCGCAGCCCTACACCGAGTGGCTGGGCGAGACGATCGAGCGCGACTCGCGCGGGTTCGTGCTGACCGGGCCCGATCTGGTGCAGGGCGGGCGGCGGCCGCGCAACTGGCCGCTGCGGCGCGAGCCGTACTTCCTGGAGACGAACGTGCCGGGGGTGCTGGCCGCGGGCGACGTACGCGCCGAATCGATCAAGCGGGTGGCCTCCGCCGTCGGGGAGGGCGCGATGGCCGTCGCGCTCGTGCATCGGTACCTGGAGAAGCAATGA
- a CDS encoding TetR/AcrR family transcriptional regulator, with translation MGTRDRIIDAAEQAIQEFGIAGATTKRIAHQAACSEALLYKHFANKEEIVLAVLLERSPGLGPALTKLRLGVGQGDLAADLAEFACRTLEFYVRAAPVAGGVLGDPPLLTGFRTMLAKADLGPHLPIQALAEILRAERQAGRIAADVDPDAAACLLMGACFHRANLTHFVDLPDDDASWAATIVRTLFRR, from the coding sequence ATGGGCACACGCGACCGCATCATCGACGCGGCTGAGCAGGCGATTCAGGAGTTCGGCATCGCGGGCGCCACCACCAAGCGCATCGCCCACCAGGCCGCCTGCTCCGAGGCGCTGCTCTACAAGCACTTCGCCAACAAGGAGGAGATCGTCCTCGCCGTGCTGCTGGAGCGCTCGCCCGGCCTGGGCCCCGCGCTGACGAAGCTGCGGCTCGGCGTGGGGCAGGGCGACCTGGCCGCCGACCTGGCCGAGTTCGCGTGCAGGACCCTGGAGTTCTACGTCAGGGCCGCCCCGGTCGCCGGGGGCGTGCTCGGCGACCCGCCGCTGCTGACGGGGTTCCGCACCATGCTGGCCAAGGCCGACCTCGGCCCGCACCTGCCGATCCAGGCGCTGGCCGAGATCCTGCGGGCCGAGCGGCAGGCCGGCCGGATCGCGGCGGACGTCGATCCCGACGCCGCCGCCTGCCTGCTGATGGGCGCCTGCTTCCACCGGGCGAACCTGACCCACTTCGTGGACCTGCCCGACGACGACGCGAGCTGGGCCGCCACCATCGTGCGTACGCTGTTCAGGCGATGA
- a CDS encoding SDR family oxidoreductase: protein MDLGISGKVALVTGGSAGLGLAAAKSLAREGCDVCVSARDPEKLADAVVELQEFGKVVHAVLADVEDPAAARRLAEETRDVLGPVDILVANAGGPPAGRFDAVGLDDWDVAVQRNLLGTVRLIHAVLPEMRSRGWGRIVTITSRSAREALDNLALSNAMRSAVAGVVRTLAREVGRDGVRVNNVMPGPIETERLRELSGGEEALRERGEGVPVGRIGRPEEVGDVVAFLASERASFVNGVSLLVDGGESRVIA from the coding sequence ATGGATCTCGGCATCTCGGGCAAGGTCGCCCTCGTCACCGGAGGCAGCGCGGGCCTCGGGCTCGCCGCCGCGAAGAGCCTCGCGCGGGAGGGCTGCGACGTGTGCGTCAGCGCCCGCGACCCGGAGAAGCTCGCGGACGCGGTGGTGGAGCTGCAGGAGTTCGGCAAGGTCGTGCACGCGGTGCTGGCCGACGTGGAGGATCCGGCCGCCGCGCGGCGGCTGGCGGAGGAGACGCGCGACGTGCTCGGCCCCGTGGACATCCTCGTCGCGAACGCGGGCGGGCCGCCCGCCGGCCGCTTCGACGCGGTCGGGCTCGACGACTGGGACGTGGCCGTCCAGCGCAACCTGCTCGGCACCGTGCGGCTGATCCACGCGGTGCTGCCGGAGATGCGCTCGCGCGGCTGGGGCCGGATCGTCACGATCACCAGCCGGTCGGCCCGTGAGGCGCTCGACAACCTGGCGCTGTCGAACGCCATGCGCTCGGCGGTGGCGGGCGTCGTGCGCACGCTGGCCCGCGAGGTGGGGCGCGACGGCGTACGGGTCAACAACGTCATGCCGGGCCCCATCGAGACCGAGCGGCTGCGTGAGCTGTCCGGCGGCGAGGAGGCGCTGCGCGAGCGGGGCGAGGGCGTGCCGGTGGGCCGGATCGGGCGGCCCGAGGAGGTGGGCGACGTGGTGGCGTTCCTGGCCAGCGAGCGGGCCTCGTTCGTGAACGGGGTCTCGCTGCTGGTGGACGGCGGGGAGAGCCGCGTCATCGCCTGA
- a CDS encoding RNA polymerase sigma-70 factor gives MPIVDDFEEHRPMLLGLAYRLLGSMWDAEDVVQEAWLRWQATDHAEIREPRAFLVTVVSRLALDQLRSARVKREAYTGPWLPEPVETAQAGPLDTAELRDTVSYATLHLMERLSPPERAVFVLREAFELPYDEIAEIVGSSVANARQLHHRASVRLAQGRDRFHPSSEEHTELLTKFIRAAGGGDLAALTELLHEDVVSYNDGGGKVRAALRPIVGRKKVATFLVALQARYAFKGWRFIEVNGMPAVATQVGGHPQLVMIDIRDGRISEIYGVLNPDKLARVGLA, from the coding sequence ATGCCGATCGTGGACGACTTCGAGGAGCACAGGCCGATGCTGCTCGGCCTGGCCTACCGCCTGCTCGGCAGCATGTGGGACGCCGAGGACGTGGTGCAGGAGGCCTGGCTGCGCTGGCAGGCCACCGACCACGCGGAGATCAGGGAGCCGCGCGCCTTCCTGGTGACCGTGGTCTCGCGGCTGGCGCTCGACCAGCTCCGCTCGGCGCGGGTCAAGCGGGAGGCCTACACCGGGCCGTGGCTGCCGGAGCCGGTCGAGACGGCGCAGGCGGGGCCGCTGGACACGGCGGAGCTGCGCGACACGGTCTCGTACGCGACGCTGCACCTGATGGAGCGGCTGTCACCGCCGGAGCGGGCGGTGTTCGTGCTGCGCGAGGCGTTCGAGCTGCCCTACGACGAGATCGCCGAGATCGTCGGCTCCTCGGTCGCGAACGCCCGGCAGCTGCACCACCGCGCCTCCGTGCGGCTGGCGCAGGGGCGTGACCGGTTCCACCCGTCCAGTGAGGAGCACACCGAGCTGCTGACCAAGTTCATCCGGGCGGCCGGGGGCGGCGACCTGGCCGCGCTCACCGAGCTGCTGCACGAGGACGTCGTGTCCTACAACGACGGCGGCGGCAAGGTCAGGGCGGCGCTGCGGCCGATCGTCGGGCGGAAGAAGGTGGCCACGTTCCTGGTCGCGCTGCAGGCGCGCTACGCGTTCAAGGGCTGGCGGTTCATCGAGGTCAACGGCATGCCGGCGGTCGCCACCCAGGTGGGCGGCCACCCGCAGCTCGTCATGATCGACATCAGGGACGGCCGCATCAGCGAGATCTACGGCGTGCTCAACCCCGACAAGCTGGCACGCGTGGGCCTGGCCTGA